A genomic window from Streptomyces sp. HUAS YS2 includes:
- a CDS encoding YncE family protein, giving the protein MPPHTTSRPLPTTPRPALARFTRRASALLAAGLLTALAGCGSDDGRGPSGRGKAAPPPAVPKPATAPAGLAGMPPVLDPKDVYAADRPNQLSPVVKGFPSRVYVPNTNSNTVSVIDPATYKVIETIPVGVQPQHVVPSWDMKTLWVNNNRGHTLTPIDPATGVAGKAVEVHDPYNLYFTPNGKYAIVMASMDRELVFRDPHTMERKKTVPVSCYGVNHADFSADGRYFVVSCEFSGELLKVDTEKMEVIGQQKLPFQGAMPQDVKISPDGKTFYIADMMAHGMWVLDGEKFTTPTLLPTGKGAHGLYVSRDSKEMYIPNRGEGSISVFDFAQNKLTKKWHLPNGGSPDMGGVSADGKVLWLSGRYDSEVYAIDTATGKQLARIPVGGGPHGLAVYPQPGRYSLGHTGVFR; this is encoded by the coding sequence ATGCCTCCTCACACCACGTCCCGCCCCCTGCCCACCACCCCTCGTCCCGCGCTGGCCCGGTTCACCCGGCGCGCCTCCGCGCTGCTCGCCGCCGGCCTGCTCACCGCCCTCGCGGGCTGCGGCAGCGACGACGGCCGGGGCCCGAGCGGCCGCGGCAAGGCCGCCCCGCCGCCCGCGGTGCCGAAGCCCGCGACCGCCCCGGCCGGGCTGGCGGGCATGCCGCCGGTCCTCGACCCGAAGGACGTCTACGCGGCCGACCGGCCGAACCAGCTCTCCCCGGTGGTCAAGGGCTTCCCGTCCCGGGTCTACGTGCCCAACACCAACTCCAACACGGTCTCGGTCATCGACCCGGCGACGTACAAGGTCATCGAGACGATCCCGGTCGGCGTCCAGCCCCAGCACGTCGTGCCGTCCTGGGACATGAAGACCCTGTGGGTCAACAACAACCGCGGCCACACGCTCACCCCGATCGACCCGGCCACCGGCGTCGCGGGCAAGGCCGTCGAGGTGCACGACCCGTACAACCTCTACTTCACGCCGAACGGCAAGTACGCCATCGTCATGGCCTCCATGGACCGTGAGCTGGTCTTCCGCGATCCGCACACCATGGAGCGGAAGAAGACCGTCCCGGTCTCCTGCTACGGCGTCAACCACGCCGACTTCTCCGCCGACGGCCGGTACTTCGTCGTGTCCTGCGAGTTCTCCGGCGAACTGCTGAAGGTCGACACCGAGAAGATGGAGGTGATCGGCCAGCAGAAGCTGCCCTTCCAGGGCGCGATGCCGCAGGACGTGAAGATCTCCCCGGACGGCAAGACCTTCTACATCGCCGACATGATGGCCCACGGCATGTGGGTGCTCGACGGCGAGAAGTTCACCACGCCGACCCTGCTGCCCACGGGCAAGGGCGCGCACGGCCTCTACGTCTCCCGCGACTCGAAGGAGATGTACATCCCCAACCGGGGCGAGGGCAGCATCTCGGTCTTCGACTTCGCCCAGAACAAGCTCACCAAGAAGTGGCACCTGCCGAACGGCGGCTCCCCGGACATGGGCGGTGTCTCGGCCGACGGCAAGGTGCTCTGGCTGTCCGGGCGGTACGACTCCGAGGTGTACGCCATCGACACCGCCACCGGGAAGCAGCTCGCCCGGATCCCGGTCGGCGGCGGCCCGCACGGCCTCGCGGTCTACCCGCAGCCGGGCCGGTACTCGCTGGGCCACACCGGCGTCTTCCGCTGA
- a CDS encoding cytochrome P450 has translation MTAEPLEFPLSRRGDVLPPECAALREKTPVARVRTLTGDEAWLVSSHRLARQVLEDDRFSLPHTASPGAPRQYALTIPPEVVDNMGSINSAGLRGAVMKSLNPRADGLTDFLRATADDLIDDLLAQGPPADFRAGFADPFSAALHCRVIGVPFAEWRRLMSGLDIAFMTSAEPFEGARLNWYKDLDLMVRHLNAPAEENAGLLGRLAALREEDPDSTHLTDEMLATVAVSLFGAGAVSTSSFLVLAVLALLQHPELIGYLREHPDRMDRAVDELLRWNLSIGDGLPRLALDDVELGEVVVRKGELVLVLVEAANFDPEVFTDPERLDLDREHNPHLSFGAGRHFCPATALGRAHAATALAALVERLPELRLAVPAEQLVWRTGFIKRLPERLPVLW, from the coding sequence ATGACCGCCGAGCCGCTTGAGTTCCCGCTGTCCCGGCGCGGCGACGTGCTGCCCCCGGAGTGCGCCGCGCTGCGCGAGAAGACGCCGGTGGCCCGGGTACGGACGCTGACAGGCGACGAGGCCTGGCTGGTGAGCAGCCACCGGCTGGCCCGCCAGGTCCTGGAGGACGATCGCTTCAGCCTCCCGCACACGGCCTCGCCCGGCGCGCCCCGGCAGTACGCGCTGACGATCCCGCCGGAGGTCGTCGACAACATGGGGAGCATCAACAGCGCCGGTCTGCGCGGCGCGGTGATGAAATCGCTCAATCCGCGCGCCGACGGCCTCACGGACTTCCTGAGGGCCACCGCCGACGACCTGATCGACGACCTGCTGGCGCAGGGGCCGCCGGCGGACTTCCGGGCGGGCTTCGCCGACCCGTTCTCGGCGGCGCTGCACTGCCGGGTGATCGGGGTGCCGTTCGCGGAGTGGCGGCGGCTGATGTCGGGCCTCGACATCGCGTTCATGACGAGCGCGGAGCCCTTCGAGGGGGCCCGGCTCAACTGGTACAAGGACCTCGACCTGATGGTCCGCCACCTCAACGCCCCGGCCGAGGAGAACGCCGGCCTCCTCGGCCGGCTCGCCGCGCTGCGCGAGGAGGACCCGGACTCCACGCATCTGACGGACGAGATGCTGGCGACCGTCGCCGTCTCGCTCTTCGGCGCCGGGGCGGTGTCCACGTCCTCCTTCCTGGTGCTCGCGGTCCTCGCACTGCTCCAGCACCCGGAGCTGATCGGGTATCTGCGGGAGCACCCGGACCGGATGGACCGGGCGGTGGACGAGCTGCTGCGCTGGAACCTGTCGATCGGCGACGGGCTGCCCCGGCTCGCGCTGGACGACGTCGAGCTGGGCGAGGTGGTGGTCCGCAAGGGCGAGTTGGTGCTCGTCCTGGTGGAGGCGGCCAACTTCGACCCGGAGGTGTTCACCGACCCCGAGCGGCTGGACCTGGACCGGGAGCACAATCCACACCTGTCCTTCGGCGCGGGGCGGCACTTCTGCCCGGCCACCGCGCTCGGCCGGGCGCACGCGGCGACGGCCCTCGCGGCGCTGGTGGAGCGGCTGCCGGAGCTGCGGCTCGCGGTGCCGGCGGAGCAGCTGGTGTGGCGCACAGGGTTCATCAAGCGGCTGCCGGAACGGCTGCCGGTGCTGTGGTGA
- a CDS encoding L,D-transpeptidase has product MKHVLKRARTCLGLGLAAAGLLAATTGCTGDGGSDGGKGGGLSLPLPGKKAPGDVIRITPEDGTRAVPADGPVEIEIDGGRLERVSVVQVEDAQPARLEGTISEDGLHWRPAAGARLALAARYSVDVVALDEHGRRSARHTTFATVVPEKRFIGYFKPENRSTVGTGMIVSFGFNRPIENRAAVERAIRITSDPPVEVAGHWFGKERLDFRPKEYWKPGTEVTVELNLRDVEGAPGVYGIQRKTVGFTVGRSQVSLVDAEEHTMEVRRDGQVLATLPITAGAPKTTTYNGKMVVTELFDVTRMDGRTVGFGGEYDIKDVPHAIRLTNSGTFLHGNYWASEDTFGSANVSHGCVGLQDEKGGSSSSPAGWFFDRTLVGDVVEVVNSRDRKVAPDNGLGGWNMDWIRWKAGSALR; this is encoded by the coding sequence GTGAAACATGTACTGAAGCGGGCGAGGACCTGCCTGGGCCTCGGGCTGGCGGCGGCCGGCCTGCTGGCCGCGACGACGGGCTGCACCGGCGACGGCGGATCCGACGGCGGGAAGGGCGGCGGTCTCTCCCTCCCGCTGCCCGGCAAGAAGGCCCCGGGGGACGTCATCCGGATCACCCCCGAGGACGGCACGCGCGCCGTCCCGGCGGACGGGCCGGTCGAGATCGAGATCGACGGCGGACGGCTCGAGAGAGTCTCCGTCGTCCAGGTCGAGGACGCCCAGCCCGCCCGCCTGGAGGGGACCATCAGCGAGGACGGCCTGCACTGGCGTCCGGCCGCGGGCGCCCGGCTCGCACTGGCCGCCAGGTACAGCGTGGACGTGGTCGCGCTGGACGAGCACGGCCGCCGGTCCGCCCGGCACACCACCTTCGCCACCGTCGTCCCCGAGAAGCGCTTCATCGGCTACTTCAAGCCGGAGAACCGCTCCACCGTGGGCACCGGCATGATCGTCTCGTTCGGCTTCAACCGGCCCATCGAGAACCGCGCGGCCGTCGAGCGGGCCATCCGGATCACCTCCGACCCGCCGGTCGAGGTCGCCGGCCACTGGTTCGGCAAGGAGCGGCTCGACTTCCGGCCGAAGGAGTACTGGAAGCCCGGCACCGAGGTCACCGTCGAGCTGAACCTGCGGGACGTCGAAGGGGCGCCCGGCGTGTACGGGATCCAGCGCAAGACCGTCGGGTTCACCGTCGGCCGCTCCCAGGTCTCCCTGGTGGACGCCGAGGAACACACCATGGAGGTACGCCGGGACGGTCAGGTCCTGGCGACCCTGCCGATCACCGCCGGGGCCCCGAAGACCACCACGTACAACGGCAAGATGGTGGTCACGGAGCTGTTCGACGTGACCCGGATGGACGGCCGGACGGTCGGCTTCGGCGGCGAGTACGACATCAAGGACGTGCCGCACGCCATCCGGCTGACCAACTCCGGGACCTTCCTGCACGGCAACTACTGGGCGTCCGAGGACACCTTCGGCTCGGCGAACGTCAGTCACGGCTGTGTCGGCCTGCAGGACGAGAAGGGCGGCAGCTCGTCCAGCCCGGCCGGCTGGTTCTTCGACCGGACCCTCGTCGGTGACGTCGTGGAAGTGGTCAACTCCCGTGACCGAAAGGTCGCTCCCGACAACGGCCTGGGAGGGTGGAACATGGACTGGATCCGGTGGAAGGCCGGCTCCGCCCTGCGCTGA
- a CDS encoding L,D-transpeptidase, whose translation MNGQPISGASAGAGRGRVRGGVRLRALAAGAMLLLVTACGGGDGDDAGKSGQGKGGGQVENSASQAVVTVLPKDGANDVATSGALKVTAEKGKLTTVEVADSKGTPVEGKLAADGSSWEPARHLAAATQYKVHAIAKDAEGRESAKDTTFTTLVPKNTFVGHYTPEDGSTVGVGMPVSINFTRGITNPDAVENAIKVTAEPNVEVQGHWFGNDRLDFRPKDYWAAGTKVTVELNLDGVEGRPGVYGKQKKTVKFTIGRAQVATVDASSKTMKVRRDGKVIRTIPITAGAPSTTTYNGQMVISEKYKVTRMNGATVGFGGEYDIKDVPHAMRLSTSGTFVHGNYWASAGTFGSSNVSHGCVGLRDARGAGDGSTPAAWFYNNSIIGDVVVVKNSKDKQIQPDNGLNGWNMSWEEWTK comes from the coding sequence GTGAACGGGCAGCCGATATCGGGTGCATCGGCCGGGGCGGGTCGCGGACGCGTGCGCGGGGGCGTACGCCTGCGGGCACTGGCGGCGGGGGCGATGCTCCTTCTTGTGACGGCCTGTGGCGGCGGGGACGGCGACGACGCCGGGAAGTCGGGGCAGGGCAAGGGCGGCGGCCAGGTCGAGAACTCGGCCTCGCAGGCCGTCGTGACCGTCCTGCCGAAGGACGGCGCGAACGACGTCGCCACCAGCGGTGCGCTGAAGGTCACCGCCGAGAAGGGCAAGCTGACCACCGTCGAGGTGGCCGACTCCAAGGGCACCCCGGTCGAGGGCAAGCTGGCCGCGGACGGCTCCAGCTGGGAGCCCGCGCGGCACCTGGCCGCCGCCACCCAGTACAAGGTCCACGCGATCGCGAAGGACGCCGAGGGCCGTGAGTCGGCGAAGGACACCACCTTCACCACCCTGGTCCCGAAGAACACCTTCGTCGGCCACTACACGCCGGAGGACGGCTCGACCGTCGGCGTCGGCATGCCGGTCTCGATCAACTTCACCCGCGGCATCACCAACCCGGACGCCGTCGAGAACGCCATCAAGGTGACCGCGGAGCCGAACGTCGAGGTCCAGGGCCACTGGTTCGGCAACGACCGGCTCGACTTCCGTCCGAAGGACTACTGGGCCGCCGGCACCAAGGTGACGGTGGAGCTCAACCTGGACGGCGTCGAGGGCCGCCCGGGCGTCTACGGCAAGCAGAAGAAGACGGTGAAGTTCACCATCGGCCGCGCCCAGGTCGCCACCGTGGACGCGAGCTCCAAGACGATGAAGGTCCGCCGCGACGGCAAGGTCATCCGGACCATCCCGATCACCGCGGGCGCGCCGTCCACGACCACGTACAACGGTCAGATGGTCATCAGCGAGAAGTACAAGGTGACCCGCATGAACGGGGCCACGGTCGGCTTCGGCGGCGAGTACGACATCAAGGACGTCCCGCACGCCATGCGCCTGTCCACCTCGGGCACCTTCGTGCACGGCAACTACTGGGCCTCCGCCGGCACCTTCGGCTCGTCGAACGTCAGCCACGGCTGCGTCGGCCTGCGGGACGCCCGCGGCGCCGGTGACGGCTCCACGCCGGCCGCCTGGTTCTACAACAACTCGATCATCGGCGACGTCGTGGTCGTGAAGAACTCCAAGGACAAGCAGATCCAGCCGGACAACGGTCTGAACGGCTGGAACATGTCCTGGGAGGAGTGGACCAAGTAG
- a CDS encoding tRNA-dependent cyclodipeptide synthase produces MTLIEDTFTVRPLTSLCRLLWDEGDHVLIGVSPGNSYFNAGRVAELTRWATRRFTAVDFVYADLHVAELFAALGHAPEHAARRAAKELKAVRRRVLAGVEAAGPPGGARIRVRALSEFADDPAYALLHRRVRHFLATDAEFRKGCDAMVEAFLSGKADPAGGITASQRTACLDYIAAELPFFLDTPGILGVPSSVSCYHQLIPLTELLYAKGGGLRAARNQGYAVVHPADAEGGYEHDRRAA; encoded by the coding sequence GTGACTCTCATCGAAGACACGTTCACGGTCCGGCCCTTGACCTCCCTCTGCCGACTCCTCTGGGACGAGGGCGATCACGTACTCATCGGCGTCTCCCCCGGCAACAGCTACTTCAACGCCGGCCGCGTCGCCGAACTGACCCGCTGGGCCACCCGCCGCTTCACCGCCGTCGACTTCGTCTACGCGGACCTGCACGTCGCGGAGCTGTTCGCGGCGCTCGGCCACGCCCCGGAGCACGCGGCCCGGCGCGCCGCGAAGGAACTGAAGGCGGTGCGCCGCCGGGTCCTCGCCGGTGTCGAGGCCGCCGGCCCCCCGGGCGGGGCACGCATCAGGGTGCGGGCCCTGTCGGAGTTCGCCGACGACCCCGCGTACGCCCTGCTGCACCGGCGGGTACGGCACTTCCTCGCCACCGACGCGGAGTTCCGCAAGGGCTGCGACGCGATGGTGGAGGCGTTCCTGTCCGGCAAGGCCGACCCGGCCGGCGGGATCACCGCCTCCCAGCGGACGGCATGCCTCGACTACATCGCCGCAGAGCTGCCGTTCTTCCTGGACACCCCCGGCATCCTCGGGGTGCCCTCCTCGGTGTCCTGCTACCACCAGCTGATCCCGCTGACCGAGCTGCTGTACGCCAAGGGCGGCGGTCTGCGCGCCGCGCGCAACCAGGGCTACGCCGTCGTCCACCCTGCCGACGCGGAAGGAGGGTACGAGCATGACCGCCGAGCCGCTTGA
- a CDS encoding EF-hand domain-containing protein, with protein MADIESARKAFDRYDVDGDGFITAAEYKSVMAQLGDFNVTETVAEALIRPQDGNGDGKLSWDEFWANLNKA; from the coding sequence GTGGCGGACATCGAGTCGGCACGCAAGGCATTCGACCGGTACGACGTGGACGGTGACGGCTTCATCACCGCCGCCGAGTACAAGAGCGTCATGGCGCAGCTCGGCGACTTCAACGTCACCGAGACCGTCGCCGAGGCCCTGATCCGGCCGCAGGACGGCAACGGCGACGGCAAGCTCTCCTGGGACGAGTTCTGGGCGAACCTCAACAAGGCCTGA
- a CDS encoding GNAT family N-acetyltransferase, translating to MSDDVARILAAAASGDFPPPDGSAVVVPQPNQRDAGVLAFTAHSVIFTDEDPEWVHAALAATAADPLAASMNPVFLTALLAKTGRRMNTIDLLTVADALPGEPGVELREIEDLSHPRVVRALKYRDDVRVWTADGGVLILGRGVAGRWEAAIEVDEHARHQGLGRALARAARHLTPGPVVWAQQSPGNARSVRTFQAAGYRPVASEALFVEA from the coding sequence ATGAGCGACGACGTGGCACGGATCCTGGCGGCGGCGGCGAGCGGGGACTTCCCGCCCCCGGACGGTTCGGCGGTGGTCGTCCCGCAGCCGAACCAGCGGGACGCCGGCGTCCTGGCCTTCACCGCCCACTCGGTGATCTTCACGGACGAGGACCCCGAGTGGGTGCACGCGGCGCTCGCCGCGACGGCGGCAGATCCGCTCGCCGCGTCGATGAACCCGGTCTTCCTGACCGCCCTGCTGGCGAAGACCGGCCGCCGCATGAACACCATCGACCTGCTGACCGTCGCCGACGCGCTGCCGGGCGAGCCCGGCGTGGAGCTGCGCGAGATCGAGGACCTGTCGCATCCGCGGGTGGTGCGGGCCCTGAAGTACCGGGACGACGTCCGGGTCTGGACGGCCGACGGCGGGGTGCTGATCCTCGGCCGGGGTGTCGCGGGCCGCTGGGAGGCCGCGATCGAGGTGGACGAGCACGCCCGGCACCAGGGGCTCGGCCGCGCGCTCGCGCGGGCCGCGCGGCACCTCACGCCGGGCCCGGTGGTGTGGGCCCAGCAGTCCCCGGGCAACGCGCGCAGTGTCCGGACCTTCCAGGCCGCGGGCTACCGCCCGGTGGCCTCCGAGGCCCTGTTCGTCGAGGCCTGA
- a CDS encoding ATP-binding protein translates to MAGLEGVEQPRQRGGSAAARWVPGAEDEQALKALELFGNPVEGEVRLPSLPESAATARRLTQCVVLRHWMLSPQIAEHAVLLVSELVGNAVRHTGARVFGLRMLRRRGWIRIEVRDPSRGLPCLMPVHELDISGRGLFLVDKLSDRWGVDLLPRGKTTWFEMRVADRP, encoded by the coding sequence ATGGCGGGCCTGGAGGGTGTGGAGCAACCACGGCAGCGCGGCGGCTCTGCCGCTGCCCGGTGGGTACCGGGCGCCGAGGACGAACAGGCCCTCAAGGCGCTGGAGTTGTTCGGCAATCCGGTGGAGGGCGAAGTCCGTCTGCCGTCCCTGCCGGAGTCGGCCGCGACGGCCCGCCGGCTCACCCAGTGCGTCGTGCTGCGCCACTGGATGCTCTCCCCGCAGATCGCCGAGCACGCCGTCCTGCTCGTCTCCGAGCTGGTCGGCAACGCCGTCCGGCACACCGGGGCCCGGGTCTTCGGACTGCGGATGCTGCGCCGCCGCGGCTGGATCAGGATCGAGGTGCGCGACCCGTCCCGCGGGCTGCCCTGCCTGATGCCCGTCCACGAGCTCGACATCAGCGGGCGCGGCCTCTTCCTCGTCGACAAGCTCTCGGACCGCTGGGGCGTCGACCTGCTGCCGCGCGGCAAGACCACCTGGTTCGAGATGCGGGTCGCCGACCGTCCCTGA
- a CDS encoding enoyl-CoA hydratase/isomerase family protein, whose amino-acid sequence MTVNLEVAEGVGTIRLDRPPMNALDIATQDRLRELAQEATDRDDVRAVILYGGEKVFAAGADIKEMQVMDHAAMVKRSRGLQDAFTAIARIPKPVVAAVTGYALGGGCELALCADYRIAADNAKLGQPEILLGLIPGAGGTQRLSRLIGPSKAKDLIFTGRMVKADEALTLGLVDRVVPAAEVYEQAHAWAAKLAQGPALALRAAKESIDAGLEADIDTGLAIERNWFAGLFATEDRERGMRSFVEEGPGKAKFL is encoded by the coding sequence ATGACTGTGAACCTCGAAGTCGCCGAAGGCGTCGGCACGATCCGCCTCGACCGCCCCCCGATGAACGCGCTGGACATCGCCACCCAGGACCGGCTGCGCGAGCTGGCCCAGGAGGCGACCGACCGCGACGACGTGCGCGCGGTGATCCTGTACGGCGGGGAGAAGGTGTTCGCGGCCGGCGCGGACATCAAGGAGATGCAGGTCATGGACCACGCGGCCATGGTCAAGCGGTCCCGCGGCCTCCAGGACGCGTTCACCGCGATCGCCCGCATCCCCAAGCCCGTGGTCGCCGCGGTCACCGGGTACGCCCTGGGCGGCGGCTGTGAGCTGGCGCTCTGCGCCGACTACCGGATCGCCGCGGACAACGCCAAGCTCGGCCAGCCGGAGATCCTGCTCGGCCTGATCCCCGGCGCCGGCGGCACCCAGCGGCTGTCCCGCCTCATCGGCCCCTCCAAGGCCAAGGACCTCATCTTCACCGGCCGCATGGTCAAGGCCGACGAGGCGCTGACCCTCGGCCTGGTCGACCGCGTCGTCCCGGCCGCCGAGGTGTACGAGCAGGCGCACGCCTGGGCCGCGAAGCTCGCCCAGGGCCCGGCGCTGGCGCTGCGCGCCGCGAAGGAGTCGATCGACGCGGGCCTGGAGGCCGACATCGACACCGGACTGGCGATCGAACGGAACTGGTTCGCCGGGCTGTTCGCGACCGAGGACCGCGAGCGTGGCATGCGCAGCTTCGTCGAGGAGGGCCCGGGCAAGGCCAAGTTCCTCTGA
- a CDS encoding polysaccharide deacetylase family protein, with translation MTPTDRRGALRAGAAAALAGAVTAACGTDRRPADPPSAAAPAEPAAAPLPRRFPGRPTEIDHGPRDRARVALTFHGQGDPAVARALLTAAERAGARLTVLAVGDWLDRYPDLARRILDGGHDLGNHTQRHVDINAMTEAQAYAEINACAQRLRRLTGSIGTWFRPSRAPHALPHVQRAAARAGYPHVLGYEVDSLDFTSPGAPAVVRNVTGPIRNGSVVSLHLGYADTVAALPALLADLDRRGLRAVTTTELLT, from the coding sequence GTGACTCCGACCGACCGCCGTGGCGCCCTGCGGGCGGGTGCGGCCGCCGCCCTCGCGGGAGCCGTCACCGCCGCCTGCGGTACGGACCGACGCCCCGCGGACCCCCCGTCCGCGGCCGCGCCCGCCGAGCCCGCCGCCGCGCCGCTCCCGCGCCGGTTCCCCGGCCGTCCCACCGAGATCGACCACGGCCCCCGCGACCGGGCGCGGGTCGCCCTCACCTTCCACGGCCAGGGCGACCCCGCCGTCGCCCGCGCCCTGCTCACCGCGGCCGAGCGGGCCGGCGCCCGGCTCACCGTCCTCGCCGTCGGCGACTGGCTCGACCGGTATCCCGACCTGGCCCGGCGGATCCTCGACGGCGGCCACGACCTCGGCAACCACACCCAGCGCCACGTCGACATCAACGCCATGACCGAAGCGCAGGCGTACGCCGAGATCAACGCCTGCGCGCAGCGGCTGCGCCGGCTCACCGGCTCCATCGGCACCTGGTTCCGCCCCTCCCGCGCCCCGCACGCGCTCCCGCACGTCCAGCGGGCCGCCGCGCGGGCCGGCTACCCGCACGTCCTCGGTTACGAGGTCGACTCCCTCGACTTCACCTCGCCCGGCGCACCGGCCGTCGTCCGCAACGTCACCGGGCCGATCCGCAACGGATCCGTGGTGAGCCTGCACCTCGGCTACGCGGACACGGTCGCCGCGCTGCCCGCCCTCCTCGCCGACCTCGACCGCCGCGGACTGCGCGCGGTGACCACCACGGAGCTGCTGACCTGA